In Methylotenera versatilis 79, the DNA window CATTTATTACAGATGATCCTAATGCTGAGTTAGATGCGGTGTTAGCTGGTATTGGTTATGGGCAAATCGCTGATTTCCTGTGCGCAAAGTATCTTCACAGTGGCGAATTGGTATCGGTATTGCAAGACCAGTCGCCTACGCCGTGGGGCATTTATGTGTATCGGCCACAACGCGGCCCGGTGGCCGAGCGCGTGAGAGTTGTGTTTGATTATTTAGTTAATGTGTTGAGTGATGTCAAATTATTTTAGTATGATGTGGCGACTAGAGATTGAATTTGTATTGATTTAAACTGACTTAACCAAAATATTCAATAAACTAATTTAACTAGCAACAATAAAACTATGCAAACCAATTCTACAGTTAATCCAAATCCTACTAGCACCATATTAGCCTTAATGCTGGCTGGTTTGGCAATGCTAGGCCCATTTTCTATAGACACTTATTTGCCTGCGTTTCCTGCAATCGAAGCATCGCTTGGCGCAAGTTTAATAGAAGTGCAGCAAACACTAACAGCGTATATGTTTTCGTTCGCGATTATGATTTTGTGGCACGGTTCTCTTTCAGATGCATTTGGTCGCCGTAATATCATTTTGATGTCGTTGGCGGTATTTGGCGTGGCTACATTGGGTTGCGCGGCATCGCACACGGTGGAATATTTGTGGGCATTCAGAATGTTGCAAGGTTTGTCAGCGGGTGCTGGTGTGGTGGTTGGTCGCGCGATCATTCGTGACCTTTATTCTGATGTGCCGGCCGCGCGATTGTTGTCGCTAGTGACGATGATATTTTCTATTGCACCTGCGATTGCACCTATTTTCGGTGGCTGGATAGTCAAGCATTACGAATGGAGGACGATTTTTCTGGCGCTGTTTGTTTATACCGCGTTGTTGCTGTGGTACTGCTACAAAAAATTGCCAGAATCATTACCGATAGAAAAACGCACGCCATTTAACCCACAATTTTTGGCTGCCAGTTACAAACAAGTATTTATATCACCGATATTTCAACTAAAAGCTGGCGCAATCGCATTCAATTTTGCAGGTTTGTTTTTATATGTAGCCGCCGCGCCAGTGTTTATTACCAAGCATTTGGGTCTAGGGCCAGATCAATTCGCTTGGCAGTTTATTCCAGCGGTTGGCGGCATCTTTTTAGGCGCGCTCACGGCTAATCGGCTGGCTGGTAAATTATCGGTCGGCAAAATCATGTTGATTGGTTATGTGCTGTTAATCGGCGCATCGGCAGGCAATGTGCTGTATCACTCATTTTATCCACCGGCCATTCCTTGGTCAGTGATTCCACTGTTTTTTTATACTTTGGGCATGTCTTTGGTTGCGCCAACGCTCACCTTATTGGTGATGGATTTATTTCCGCAGATTCGCGGCACAGTGGCTTCTTGCCAATCATTTACGCAAACCATGTTGGGCGCGGCAGTTGCTGGCTTAATCGCGCCGCTTTTGTTACATTCAGTATTGTGGCTGGCGCTTGGGCAATTTGCCTTTGCAACTATCGGGCTATGTTTGTGGTTAGGCGGGCGACATTATCACTATGTGCACTTGGTTTCTCAACCTCAGAAGCGTATTAATGCGTGGGAAACGATAGATTAAAACAGTACAAAAATAGCGCGTGTTAATTTAAGACTTACTTAATAAACACGCTTAATTAAATGTGCGTTTTAAGAAGGCTAAGCTAATAAACTCACTTTAACTTAACCCAATAAATCGGTCGATTTTTCTCTTGATTTAATAGCAACATGTCACGCCGCGCTAATGCAGTTAACGCTTCATCTACCGAAATATTGTTTTTTTCGGCATCTGTTTTTGCAATTGGTTGTGCATATTTTAACCAAGCGGGGTTTTGACCATAGCCGTTATCGCGCATACAGCTAACGACCACGTTGGCTTTATTGCCCTGAATTTCCAGTTGCTGGAAGGCCACCACGGCTTTTTTATCGGCAACGCTATTTTCAGAAATGCCAGCGCATCTATCGCTAATCAGCATCAATGTTTTTTGCTCTGCGCTTAATGGCGGCGGCGTAGCGCTGTTTTGATTCAACAAAAAGCCAATGCCAATGACTAGTAAAATCACCAATGTAACTAGAATTTTCAAATGTCTGCGTATCATGCGATTTACTTGACCCAATATTCCATTGAAAATATATGCAATGACCTGAACCTATAAACCTTTAATTCGAAAATCTAGAATTCACAAATTAAAGTGCAACAGGATTGCTTAGTTTATGCTGTCTGATGCAATTGGACAATGTGTGTTTTTTGCACTGGGACGTAACTTTTACGACCATCCATGATGGAGATTAGATTTAAATTTTTCAATTGATTTTGTGTAGGCGTATGATTAATAAGCGTAAGTGATAATAAGCATAATCAAACAGGATAAATTTTCAAAGTTTTGGAATGACAAATGACCGATGTAACCGTGAGTAATAATCCAGCAAGTGATGTTTATAAGACTTTATTAGAATCTACCAAAGCGATACCGTGGAAATTAGATTGGGCCACGATGACTTTTGCTTACATTGGCCCGCAGATTGAAAATCTGCTTGGTTGGTCGCAATCCAGTTGGGCGACATCGCAAGATTGGGTGGATAGAATGCACCCTGAGGATCAGGCATGGGTGGCGAACTATTGCATTTCAAAGTCTCAGGAGGGCGTCGATCATGAGGCCGATTATCGCGCGCTAACCAAAGAGGGGCGTTATGTGTGGATCCGCGATGTGGTGCATGTGATTCGCAATCCAAATGGCGAAGTTGAATCGCTGGTCGGCTTTATGTTTGATATTAGCGAACGCAAAGAAACCGAAGAAAAATTAATCACTTTACAGAAAAAACTGGAAGAATTTTCCTTTAAAGATGGCTTAACTGGTGTGGCGAACCGCCGCATGTTCGATTCGATACTGGAGGTGGAATGGTTGAACGCGCGCCGCAACAGCCAGCCGCTTTCAATTATCATGTTGGATATCGATTATTTTAAGCAATATAACGATCATTACGGGCATATTCAAGGTGACGATTGTTTAAAGCGTGTGGCACAAGTTTTAAATAGTGCGGCCACACGCTCGCGCGATTTTTGTGCGCGTTTTGGTGGCGAAGAATTTGTGATTGTATTGCCAGAAACCGATGAAATCGCCGCTAAAAAGGTTGCAGAACGTTGTCATCAGTTGATTTTTAAAGAACAAATCTTGCACGCAAAATCAGAAATCAGTCAGATATTAACCATTAGTATCGGCGTTGGCACACTGATTCCAGAATCAGAAGAAAGTGCGCTGGCTTTTATCCATGAAGTCGATAGACGGCTTTATCAGGCAAAACAATCCGGCCGAAACCGCATCATTTGCAGCCATTAATCTCTGCTGTTATTAATGGCTGTTTAAACATATTATTAGTTATGACCAATTCTTAAAAAATCTGGCTTCCCAAGCTCAACGCCGTTATGGCGCAGAATGTTGTAGGCGGTGACGACGTGAAAATACACGTTTGGCATCACCCATTTCAACAGATAATCTTGACCAGTAAATTTAAGCTCTGCCTTGCGCACGGTGAGAGTAATTTTACGTGTTTCAGCATCGGTTAACTGCTCGCTTTTAATGGATTCTAAAAAAGTCAAGGTTTTTGCAATACGTGCTTGCAACTGCTCAAACGTGGTTTCATCATCTTCATATTTCGGAATTTCTATGCCCGCCAAACGCGCGGCTGCACCTTTGCTCATATCTGTGGCGATTTGAACTTGACGTATTAACGGATACATATCTGCAAAAAGTTGTGCATTTAATAGGTCTGCATGCTCGATTTTTTTAGCATCAGCATATTCCTCACCTTTTTTTAGAATGTAACTTAAGTTTTTTAAACTGCGGCTAAGTGGCGAGATAGTGGCGTCAAACATTAATAACATGGTGAAATCCTTATTATGGTCTTGATACAAATTGTGACTATTTTAGTCTTGAATATTGGTTAAGGTCGAATCATTCGACATTAAACCGTTTTGCCATAAATATCTATTAAACTATTAACTGTAATCAATGCTCAGATTTTTTATTACAGACAACTACACTTAATAAATTGGAATTTTCTTGCAATCTCTTCATGAATTATTAATACAGCGCACGCCAAAAATTGGCGTAACTCAACTATTGTTCAGTATTAACGTGCTGGTTTTTGTTGCCATGCTATTTGGCGGCGCTGGTTTTTGGCATTCGCCTAACGGCATACAATTAAATTGGGGCGCAAATTTTGGCCCGGCAACGCAAGATGGTGAATGGTGGCGTTTAGGTACGGCCATGTTTTTACACTTTGGCGCCGTGCATTTGGCGTTAAATAGTTTTGCGCTGTGGGACGCTGGCCAGTTGGTCGAACGCATGTATGGCCATTGGCGATTCCTGTGTATTTATTTGGTGAGTGGATTATGCGGTAATTTGGTTTCGCTAGTTGTGCAAGGCAATTCTGCGGTTTCTGGTGGCGCATCCGGTGCGATTTTTGGTATTTACGGCGCTGCTTTTATCTTTTTATGGCGCGAGCGCGCGGCTATTTCTAAGCATGAATTCCGGTGGTTATTTGGCGGCGGATTAGCTTTCTCAGCGCTGACCATCGTGCTGGGTTTTATTATTCCTGGTATTGATAATGCCGCGCATATTGGTGGTTTTGTAACAGGCATATTGGCCAGCATTGTTTTATCACAAACCATTACTGCGCGCATGATGCCGATTAAATTTAGTGCGGCTGCTGTTTTGATGATGGTTTTTGCGACTGTTGTGCTGATTAAGCTGATTCCAGCGCCCAAATATCGTTGGAGCGATGAGCTATTAATACGCAGCCAAATCAATGAGTTTTTATCTCAAGATCAAGCAATCAATCGTTCTTGGCTGGAGATCATGCATGAAGGTAAACAAGGTAAATCAAGCTTTGACGCGCTGGCAGGCAAAATTGACAATTCAATTAGCGAGCCTTATGAAGAAAGTTTTGAGCGGCTATCCAAACTACCGCAAGACCCAGCTTTGCCTTCTGCTGCGCAGTTAGAAGGCTTATTACGCTACACTGAAAAACGCAGTGAAGAGTCTAAAGCAATGGCTGATAGGTTAAGAGAACAACCTTTCAGCGGTCAAACCATCATGAATCAGAGACAGCCAAATTCAAACTAGGGCTATCTGTTTAAATTTGGGTGTAAATAGTTAACTAAATAATTGCCCTATATTTTTCTATCAGCCTATGATGAAGCCATTATTCATTTAGGAGAATCATCATGGCTAAAGGTCAAATCAAAAGTAATAAAGAAACGAAAAAACCTAAAAAAAGCAAAGAAGTCGTCGTGCCAGTGCATTCGATTATTCCAATGAAGCCCAGTCCAGCCAAAAAATAATGCATTATCACAGACTTTTATAGCCTGTATTTTTTTACTGAAAATCTTTCTCCGACCGTAATATTCAACAGAATTGATTGTGAGGCTAATGCGCTTCCACAAACACATTTAGCAATTTATTCACCATCGGCGCGATGATTAAAATGGCAATAAATACAATCGGCCAAGCAGTGGTAAATGCACCCATCCACTGTGGTATAAAAGGCGTATTGGGTTTGGCATGCATGAACATGATAATGCCGGACACAATTAACGCTGTGTTTGCAGACATAATCAACGCAAATAATATTGTGCGATAACGGTAAGCGATTTTATTTGCCATGAGTTTTTATCTCATGTGTTTGAAAAGATAATACAAGCTCAACCAGTTTGTGCGGATTATCGACAAAGGCAAAATGTCCAGTATTGGCTACGGTGCTTATCGCTACACCACCTAGTTCTTTTGCGGTGCGCTTGCGTTCATCTAATGTTGACCAATCATGTTCGCCATATATGAGTGTGACAGGCGCTTTTACCGCAGCATACTTAGACCTAGCCTTGCTCCATGAACGCCAGTTGGCGAAGACCTTGCGCTCTACATAACGGTAGCCTTTGCGATACCCGACGCGATTAAATTCAGTGAGTAATTGATTAGGCATCCAGCGCTTCATGCGCAATCCACCACGCATGATAAGACCCAGCAGTGGCTTATTTTCCATAACCGCAAAAACTGCTCCAAGAACTGGGATGGCAAACTGACCAAGGATGAAGTTAGCAATGAAATTGCCACGACGCACACCATCAGCATAGCGTGTGTCGTAGTCATAAGTATTGGATGAAACTACGGCTTTGATACGTTCAGGCAATGCACTGGCTACGGTCAGTGCTAAAACCGCACCAATTGACTCGCCTACTAGAGTCACCTCCCTCAAATCAAGCTTCTCTATAAAAGCAATGACTGCACTGCGGAAGTACGGTTCATCGTAGTTGGCCTTGGTGTCAATTGATGAGTAGCCATGTCCAGGAAGATCAACTGCGTAGACCGTGTAATGCTGCGCAAGCAGTGGGATTGCCTCTTGAAAATAATCCAGCTGCGTGCGAATAGTATGCAGCAAGACCAAGGGTGAGCCTGTACCCGCTTTTAAAAATCGTAAAGTTCTGCTCTCATCAATTTGAATATTTGATACTTGACCAATTTTGGATAAGTCCTGCATTTGCATGCCCTCTTATTAAGTTTCTGTCTGTCTTGGCTAAGTAAAACTTACCAAGGTAATGGCTCGCCAGCATGGAAAAATCCGCCGTTAGCACCGTTGCTATCTAAAGTAGCTAATTGCACGCTAGTTTTGTAGCTATCTGCAACTTCCATCGGTGCATTTTCGCCACCTAATTCTGTTTTTACCCAACCTGGATGCGCTGAATTCACTTTGATATTGGTGTCTTTTAATTCATGTGCCAGATGTACAGTGTATACGTTAAGCGCGGTTTTAGAGGCGTTGTAAGCAAATGCTTTGGCAGGGTCGATCGGTGAATTGGGCATGCTGTGTAAAGTGAGCGATCCCAAAATACTAGAAAGATTAACGATGCGTCCAGCAGCTGATTTTTTAACGAGTGGTAATAGTTTTTGCGTTAATTCAATCACCGCGAATAGGTTGCTGTGAAAAGTTTGCTGCAAAATTTCGCTGCTAACGGTGCTGCTATTATTGCTACCCATTAATTGCTCTTGATTGATGCCTGCATTGTTCACCAAAATGTCTAATTTACCGTAATGCTTATTCAAATACTCAAATACGCTGTCAGCAGATTGTGCCTGATTAGCATCGTAATGAACCGCTTCTGCTTTGTAGCCCAATGTTTGTAATTTTTTGGCAGCGGTTTCACCTTTTGTAATATCGCGCGCGCCGATAACGACTGTTATACCTAATGCGCCCAAACCCTTGGCTGTTTCAAATCCAATACCGCGATTTGCGCCTGAGATAAAAGCTATTTTTTCTGATGATGTTGACATTTTTAATCCTTATATTTATACCGATTGGTATTTAAATAATAGATGAGATAAAATAATTTGTCAAATAGTTTTATACCTAATGGTACAATATTATTAATTAGTGAATATTCATACATAT includes these proteins:
- a CDS encoding rhomboid family intramembrane serine protease → MQSLHELLIQRTPKIGVTQLLFSINVLVFVAMLFGGAGFWHSPNGIQLNWGANFGPATQDGEWWRLGTAMFLHFGAVHLALNSFALWDAGQLVERMYGHWRFLCIYLVSGLCGNLVSLVVQGNSAVSGGASGAIFGIYGAAFIFLWRERAAISKHEFRWLFGGGLAFSALTIVLGFIIPGIDNAAHIGGFVTGILASIVLSQTITARMMPIKFSAAAVLMMVFATVVLIKLIPAPKYRWSDELLIRSQINEFLSQDQAINRSWLEIMHEGKQGKSSFDALAGKIDNSISEPYEESFERLSKLPQDPALPSAAQLEGLLRYTEKRSEESKAMADRLREQPFSGQTIMNQRQPNSN
- a CDS encoding GGDEF domain-containing protein is translated as MTDVTVSNNPASDVYKTLLESTKAIPWKLDWATMTFAYIGPQIENLLGWSQSSWATSQDWVDRMHPEDQAWVANYCISKSQEGVDHEADYRALTKEGRYVWIRDVVHVIRNPNGEVESLVGFMFDISERKETEEKLITLQKKLEEFSFKDGLTGVANRRMFDSILEVEWLNARRNSQPLSIIMLDIDYFKQYNDHYGHIQGDDCLKRVAQVLNSAATRSRDFCARFGGEEFVIVLPETDEIAAKKVAERCHQLIFKEQILHAKSEISQILTISIGVGTLIPESEESALAFIHEVDRRLYQAKQSGRNRIICSH
- a CDS encoding DUF2798 domain-containing protein, with the protein product MANKIAYRYRTILFALIMSANTALIVSGIIMFMHAKPNTPFIPQWMGAFTTAWPIVFIAILIIAPMVNKLLNVFVEAH
- a CDS encoding multidrug effflux MFS transporter — its product is MQTNSTVNPNPTSTILALMLAGLAMLGPFSIDTYLPAFPAIEASLGASLIEVQQTLTAYMFSFAIMILWHGSLSDAFGRRNIILMSLAVFGVATLGCAASHTVEYLWAFRMLQGLSAGAGVVVGRAIIRDLYSDVPAARLLSLVTMIFSIAPAIAPIFGGWIVKHYEWRTIFLALFVYTALLLWYCYKKLPESLPIEKRTPFNPQFLAASYKQVFISPIFQLKAGAIAFNFAGLFLYVAAAPVFITKHLGLGPDQFAWQFIPAVGGIFLGALTANRLAGKLSVGKIMLIGYVLLIGASAGNVLYHSFYPPAIPWSVIPLFFYTLGMSLVAPTLTLLVMDLFPQIRGTVASCQSFTQTMLGAAVAGLIAPLLLHSVLWLALGQFAFATIGLCLWLGGRHYHYVHLVSQPQKRINAWETID
- a CDS encoding alpha/beta fold hydrolase — its product is MQMQDLSKIGQVSNIQIDESRTLRFLKAGTGSPLVLLHTIRTQLDYFQEAIPLLAQHYTVYAVDLPGHGYSSIDTKANYDEPYFRSAVIAFIEKLDLREVTLVGESIGAVLALTVASALPERIKAVVSSNTYDYDTRYADGVRRGNFIANFILGQFAIPVLGAVFAVMENKPLLGLIMRGGLRMKRWMPNQLLTEFNRVGYRKGYRYVERKVFANWRSWSKARSKYAAVKAPVTLIYGEHDWSTLDERKRTAKELGGVAISTVANTGHFAFVDNPHKLVELVLSFQTHEIKTHGK
- a CDS encoding SDR family oxidoreductase, which produces MSTSSEKIAFISGANRGIGFETAKGLGALGITVVIGARDITKGETAAKKLQTLGYKAEAVHYDANQAQSADSVFEYLNKHYGKLDILVNNAGINQEQLMGSNNSSTVSSEILQQTFHSNLFAVIELTQKLLPLVKKSAAGRIVNLSSILGSLTLHSMPNSPIDPAKAFAYNASKTALNVYTVHLAHELKDTNIKVNSAHPGWVKTELGGENAPMEVADSYKTSVQLATLDSNGANGGFFHAGEPLPW
- a CDS encoding DUF1993 domain-containing protein, producing the protein MLLMFDATISPLSRSLKNLSYILKKGEEYADAKKIEHADLLNAQLFADMYPLIRQVQIATDMSKGAAARLAGIEIPKYEDDETTFEQLQARIAKTLTFLESIKSEQLTDAETRKITLTVRKAELKFTGQDYLLKWVMPNVYFHVVTAYNILRHNGVELGKPDFLRIGHN